The proteins below are encoded in one region of Diceros bicornis minor isolate mBicDic1 chromosome 14, mDicBic1.mat.cur, whole genome shotgun sequence:
- the LOC131413798 gene encoding HLA class II histocompatibility antigen, DQ beta 1 chain-like: protein MSGKLALQIPRGLCTAAVTVMLVVLTTLVAEGRDSPQDFVYQFKGLCYFSNGTEQVRLVARYVYNREEYVRFDSDVREFRAVTELGRPSAEYWNGQKDFLEETRAAVDTVCRHNYEVEAPFTWQRRVEPTVTISPSRTEALNHHNLLVCSVTDFYPAQIKVRWFRNDQEETAGVVSTPLIRNGDWTFQILVMLEMTPQRGDVYTCHVEHPSLQSPITVQWRARSESAQSKMLSGIGGFVLGLIFLGLGLIIRHRSQKGPRGPPPAGTISALISGGCGDR, encoded by the exons ATGTCTGGGAAGTTGGCTCTGCAGATCCCCAGAGGCCTTTGCACAGCAGCTGTGACAGTGATGCTGGTGGTGCTTACCACTctagtggctgaaggcagagactcCCCAC AGGATTTCGTGTACCAGTTTAAGGGGCTCTGCTACTTCAGCAACGGGACGGAGCAGGTGCGGCTCGTGGCCAGATACGTCTACAACCGGGAGGAGTACGTGCGCTTCGACAGCGACGTGCGGGAGTTCCGGGCGGTGACGGAGCTGGGGCGGCCGAGCGCCGAGTACTGGAACGGGCAgaaggacttcctggaggagacGCGGGCCGCGGTGGACACGGTGTGCAGACACAACTACGAGGTGGAGGCCCCCTTCACCTGGCAGCGCCGAG TGGAGCCTACAGTGACCATCTCCCCATCCAGGACAGAGGCTCTAAACCACCACAACCTGCTGGTCTGCTCGGTGACAGACTTCTATCCAGCCCAGATCAAAGTTCGGTGGTTCCGGAATGACCAGGAGGAGACAGCTGGCGTTGTGTCCACCCCCCTTATTAGGAACGGGGACTGGACCTTCCAGATCCTCGTGATGTTGGAAATGACTCCCCAGCGAGGAGATGTCTACACCTGTCACGTGGAGCACCCCAGCCTCCAGAGCCCCATCACAGTGCAGTGGC GGGCACGTTCTGAATCTGCCCAGAGCAAGATGCTGAGTGGCATTGGGGGCTTCGTgctggggctgatcttcctcgggctGGGCCTTATCATACGTCACAGGAGCCAGAAGG GACCACGTGGGCCTCCGCCAGCAGGtactatttctgctctgatcagtgGGGGGTGTGGGGACAGGTAA